One window of the Pseudomonas sihuiensis genome contains the following:
- a CDS encoding bifunctional allantoicase/(S)-ureidoglycine aminohydrolase has translation MSKSPYYYAPHGGHPGQDQLLTDRAMFTEAYAVIPKGVMRDIVTSHLPFWDNMRMWVIARPLTGFAETFSQYIVEVGPNGGSNKPELDATAEGVIFVVEGEFSLTLNGTQHAMRPGSYAFIPPQSDWSLRNNGSQAVRFHWLRKAYQPVEGVPYPEAFVTNEQDIEPIVMPGTEGRWSTTRFVEISDMRHDMHVNIVNFEPGGVIPFAETHVMEHGLYVLEGKAVYRLNQDWVEVEAGDFMWLRAFCPQACYAGGPSRFRYLLYKDVNRQMPLTLGGLKR, from the coding sequence ATGAGCAAATCGCCCTACTACTACGCACCGCATGGCGGTCACCCAGGTCAGGATCAACTGCTGACCGACCGCGCCATGTTCACCGAAGCCTATGCCGTGATCCCCAAAGGCGTGATGCGTGACATCGTCACCAGCCACCTGCCGTTCTGGGACAACATGCGCATGTGGGTCATCGCCCGCCCGCTGACCGGCTTCGCCGAAACCTTCTCGCAGTACATCGTCGAAGTCGGCCCGAACGGCGGCAGCAACAAGCCTGAGCTCGACGCCACCGCCGAAGGCGTGATCTTCGTCGTCGAAGGCGAATTCAGCCTGACCCTCAACGGCACCCAGCACGCCATGCGTCCGGGCAGCTACGCCTTCATCCCGCCGCAGAGCGATTGGTCGCTGCGCAACAACGGCAGCCAGGCCGTGCGCTTCCACTGGCTGCGCAAGGCCTACCAGCCGGTCGAAGGCGTGCCCTACCCGGAAGCCTTCGTCACCAACGAGCAGGACATCGAGCCGATCGTCATGCCGGGTACCGAAGGCCGCTGGAGCACCACGCGCTTCGTCGAGATCAGCGACATGCGCCATGACATGCACGTCAACATCGTCAACTTCGAGCCGGGCGGCGTGATCCCCTTCGCCGAAACCCACGTCATGGAACACGGCCTGTACGTACTCGAAGGCAAGGCGGTGTACCGCCTGAACCAGGACTGGGTCGAAGTGGAAGCCGGCGACTTCATGTGGCTGCGCGCCTTCTGCCCGCAGGCCTGCTACGCCGGCGGCCCGAGCCGCTTCCGCTACCTGCTGTACAAGGATGTGAACCGCCAGATGCCGCTGACCCTGGGCGGTCTGAAGCGCTAA
- a CDS encoding zinc-binding dehydrogenase produces the protein MKALQGVEGRAEWLEQPAQTCDAGQIRVKVAAAGLNRADLLQRAGLYPPPPGASQALGLECAGVVVEVGAGSAWQVGDRVCCLLAGGGMAEEVVLDARHAMPVPEGLSLVEAAVVPEVYATAWLNLFQLGALRPGEKVLLHAGASGVGSAAIQLCKAFGSPCWVSVGSPERLAYCEALGAQGGALRGEDLQALRDFGPFDVILDPVGGQYAALNLELLARDGRWINIGLMGGREATLDLAQVLGKRVQLIGSTLRNRDDSFKADLLRDLQQQVWPLFAEGRLKPQLERSFALKDSEVAFETLAGNQVAGKIALLIDPNIV, from the coding sequence ATGAAGGCATTGCAAGGCGTCGAAGGGCGTGCAGAGTGGCTGGAACAACCGGCGCAGACCTGTGACGCGGGGCAGATTCGGGTCAAGGTGGCTGCCGCTGGGCTCAACCGGGCTGACCTGTTGCAGCGCGCCGGGCTTTATCCGCCGCCGCCCGGTGCGAGCCAGGCGCTGGGCCTGGAGTGCGCCGGGGTCGTTGTCGAAGTCGGCGCCGGCAGCGCCTGGCAGGTGGGGGATCGCGTCTGCTGTCTGCTCGCGGGCGGTGGCATGGCAGAAGAGGTGGTGCTCGATGCTCGCCACGCCATGCCGGTGCCAGAAGGCTTGAGCCTGGTCGAGGCCGCTGTGGTGCCCGAGGTATATGCCACCGCCTGGCTCAATCTGTTCCAGCTCGGGGCCCTGCGTCCCGGTGAGAAAGTCCTGCTGCATGCCGGCGCCAGCGGTGTCGGCTCGGCCGCCATCCAGCTGTGCAAGGCATTCGGCAGCCCTTGCTGGGTCAGCGTCGGCTCACCAGAACGCTTGGCCTACTGCGAAGCGCTCGGTGCCCAGGGCGGTGCCTTGCGCGGCGAAGACCTGCAAGCGCTGCGTGATTTCGGACCGTTCGATGTGATCCTCGATCCGGTTGGCGGGCAGTACGCGGCGCTCAACCTGGAATTGCTGGCCCGTGATGGTCGTTGGATCAATATTGGTTTGATGGGCGGACGCGAGGCCACCCTGGACCTGGCTCAGGTGCTGGGCAAGCGCGTTCAACTGATCGGCTCGACCCTGCGCAATCGCGACGACTCGTTCAAGGCCGACCTGTTGCGCGATCTGCAGCAGCAGGTCTGGCCGCTGTTTGCCGAGGGGCGGTTAAAGCCGCAACTCGAGCGCAGTTTTGCCCTCAAAGACAGTGAAGTGGCATTCGAGACACTCGCCGGTAATCAGGTTGCGGGTAAAATCGCGCTGCTTATCGATCCCAATATTGTCTGA
- the ahpF gene encoding alkyl hydroperoxide reductase subunit F, giving the protein MLDANLKAQLKAYLEKVTLPFEIVASLDDGAKSQELLGLLQDIVGLTDKITLKTDGSDARRPSFALNRPGEDTGVAFAGIPMGHEFTSLVLALLQVGGHPSKLDSDTIAQIKSIEGKFEFETYFSLSCQNCPDVVQALNLMAVLNPNIRNVSIDGALFQEEVERRQIMAVPSIYLNGEVFASGRMEVKEILAKIDTGSANRDAEKMSAKDAFDVLVVGSGPAGASAAIYAARKGIRTAIAAERFGGQVLDTMAIENFISVKETEGPKLVRALEEHVKEYEVDVMNLQRASALVPASSEGGLHEVKFENGASLKAKTVILSTGARWREMGVPGEQEYKAKGVCFCPHCDGPLFKGKRVAVIGGGNSGVEAAIDLAGIVAHVTLLEFADTLRADAVLQKKLGSLPNVTVIKSAQTTEVKGDGQKVNGLVYKDRITEELHSVELEGIFVQIGLLPNSDWLKGSVELNRFGEIIVDAKGATNIPGVFAAGDVTTVPYKQIVIAMGEGSKASLSAFDHLIRHS; this is encoded by the coding sequence ATGTTGGACGCCAATCTTAAAGCCCAGTTGAAGGCCTACCTGGAGAAGGTCACCCTGCCGTTCGAGATCGTCGCGTCCCTCGATGACGGCGCGAAATCTCAGGAGCTGCTGGGCCTGCTCCAGGACATCGTCGGCCTGACCGACAAGATCACCCTGAAGACTGACGGCAGCGATGCCCGCCGTCCGTCTTTCGCCCTGAATCGTCCGGGCGAAGACACCGGCGTTGCCTTCGCCGGTATCCCCATGGGCCACGAGTTCACCTCGCTGGTGCTGGCGCTGCTGCAAGTGGGCGGTCATCCATCGAAGCTGGATTCCGACACCATCGCGCAGATCAAGAGCATCGAAGGCAAGTTCGAGTTCGAGACCTATTTCTCGCTGTCCTGCCAGAACTGCCCGGACGTGGTCCAGGCGCTGAACCTGATGGCTGTGCTCAACCCCAATATCCGCAACGTCTCCATCGACGGTGCGCTGTTCCAGGAAGAAGTCGAGCGTCGCCAGATCATGGCTGTGCCGAGCATCTACCTGAACGGTGAGGTGTTCGCTTCCGGTCGCATGGAAGTGAAGGAAATCCTTGCCAAGATCGACACCGGCTCTGCCAACCGCGACGCCGAGAAGATGAGTGCCAAGGACGCCTTCGACGTACTGGTAGTCGGTAGTGGCCCGGCCGGTGCTTCGGCTGCCATCTACGCCGCGCGTAAAGGTATCCGTACCGCGATTGCCGCCGAGCGCTTCGGTGGTCAGGTGCTCGATACCATGGCCATCGAGAACTTCATCTCCGTCAAGGAAACCGAAGGCCCGAAACTGGTGCGCGCGCTGGAAGAACACGTCAAGGAATACGAAGTCGACGTGATGAACCTGCAGCGTGCTTCGGCTCTGGTACCGGCCAGCAGCGAAGGCGGCCTGCACGAAGTGAAGTTCGAGAACGGCGCGTCGCTCAAGGCCAAGACCGTGATCCTCTCCACCGGCGCACGCTGGCGCGAGATGGGTGTGCCCGGCGAGCAGGAATACAAGGCCAAGGGCGTGTGCTTCTGCCCGCACTGCGACGGCCCGCTGTTCAAGGGCAAGCGTGTGGCGGTGATCGGCGGCGGTAACTCCGGCGTCGAGGCAGCCATCGACCTGGCTGGCATCGTCGCCCACGTGACCCTGCTGGAGTTCGCCGACACCCTGCGTGCCGATGCCGTACTGCAGAAGAAGCTGGGCAGTCTGCCCAACGTGACCGTGATCAAGAGCGCGCAGACCACCGAGGTCAAGGGCGACGGTCAGAAGGTCAACGGCCTGGTGTACAAGGATCGCATCACCGAGGAACTGCACAGCGTCGAGCTGGAAGGCATCTTCGTGCAGATCGGCCTGCTGCCCAACAGCGACTGGCTCAAGGGCAGCGTGGAGCTCAACCGCTTCGGCGAGATCATCGTCGATGCCAAGGGTGCGACCAATATCCCTGGCGTATTCGCGGCTGGTGACGTGACCACTGTGCCGTACAAGCAGATTGTTATCGCCATGGGCGAAGGCTCGAAGGCATCGCTGTCCGCCTTCGACCACCTGATCCGCCATAGCTGA
- the ahpC gene encoding alkyl hydroperoxide reductase subunit C produces the protein MSLINTQVQPFKANAFHAGEFVEVTEQSLQGKWSVLIFMPAAFTFNCPTEIEDAANNYAEFQKAGAEVYIVTTDTHFSHKVWHETSPAVGKAQFPLIGDPTHQLTNAFGVHIAEEGLALRGTFVINPEGVIKTVEIHSNEIARDVSETLRKLKAAQYTAANPGQVCPAKWKEGEATLAPSLDLVGKI, from the coding sequence ATGTCCCTCATCAACACTCAGGTACAACCGTTCAAGGCCAACGCTTTCCACGCTGGCGAGTTCGTCGAAGTTACCGAGCAGAGCCTGCAGGGCAAGTGGTCCGTGCTGATCTTCATGCCGGCTGCCTTCACCTTCAACTGCCCGACCGAAATCGAAGACGCTGCCAACAACTACGCCGAGTTCCAGAAGGCCGGTGCCGAGGTCTACATCGTGACCACCGACACCCACTTCTCGCACAAGGTATGGCACGAAACTTCGCCGGCCGTTGGCAAGGCTCAGTTCCCGCTGATCGGCGACCCGACTCACCAGCTGACCAACGCTTTCGGCGTACACATCGCTGAAGAAGGTCTGGCTCTGCGTGGCACCTTCGTGATCAACCCGGAAGGCGTGATCAAGACCGTTGAGATCCACTCCAACGAAATCGCTCGCGACGTTTCCGAGACTCTGCGCAAGCTGAAGGCTGCTCAGTACACCGCCGCCAACCCGGGTCAGGTTTGCCCGGCCAAGTGGAAAGAAGGCGAAGCCACTCTGGCTCCTTCGCTGGACCTGGTTGGCAAGATCTAA
- a CDS encoding carboxy terminal-processing peptidase, with protein sequence MKRSLASTALALVLGFSALPLAAKTTTATSWDYLQPDREQVIASLNVVELLRRHHYNKPPLNDERSIQIYDNYLKLLDPSRSYFTAADIAEFNQWRSRFDDLLKSGDLEPGFTIYRRHLTRMEERLNYALAELGKGVDKIDFTVDEQLQVDREKAPWAKDRAELDELWRKRVKDEVLRLKIAGKETKDIQELLTKRYKNQLARLKQTRGEDVFQAYINAFATTYDPHTTYLSPDNAENFDINMSLSLEGIGAVLQSDNEHVKVVRLVPAGPAEKSKQIAPADKIVGVAQGNDEMVDVIGWRLDEVVKLIRGPKGSTVRLEVIPASNPPSDQTSKVVTITREAVKLEEQAAKKKVLDLKHDGRDYKLGVIELPAFYLDFKAFRAGDPNYKSTTRDVKRLLDELQAEKVDGVVIDLRNNGGGSLQEATELTSLFIEQGPTVLVRNADGRVDVLADENKGVYYTGPLAVLVNRLSASASEIFAGAMQDYHRALILGGQTFGKGTVQTIQPLNHGELKLTLAKFYRVSGQSTQHQGVIPDITYPDVMDTKDIGESALPAALPWDSIRPAITPELDPIKPFLTELKARHDQRTAKDPDFVFTRDRLTLAKKLMAETTVSLNEQARRARQAEVEAKQLALENNRRLAKGEEPLKELEKEDEDALPVADEKSTPEDDAYLAESGRILLDYLGLNPSLALH encoded by the coding sequence ATGAAGCGATCTCTTGCAAGCACCGCCCTCGCCCTCGTACTCGGCTTCAGTGCCCTGCCGCTGGCGGCCAAGACCACCACAGCGACCAGTTGGGACTATCTGCAGCCGGATCGCGAGCAGGTGATCGCCAGCCTCAACGTAGTGGAGCTGCTGCGCCGCCATCACTACAACAAGCCGCCGCTGAACGACGAACGCTCGATTCAGATCTATGACAACTACCTGAAGTTGCTCGATCCATCTCGCAGCTATTTCACTGCCGCTGACATCGCCGAATTCAATCAGTGGCGCAGCAGATTCGATGATCTGTTGAAAAGTGGCGACCTCGAGCCGGGCTTCACCATCTACCGCCGCCACCTGACCCGCATGGAAGAGCGCCTGAACTACGCGCTGGCGGAACTGGGCAAGGGCGTCGACAAGATCGACTTCACCGTCGACGAGCAGTTGCAGGTCGATCGCGAGAAAGCGCCCTGGGCCAAAGACCGCGCTGAACTCGATGAACTGTGGCGCAAGCGTGTCAAAGACGAAGTGCTGCGCCTGAAGATCGCCGGCAAGGAAACCAAGGACATCCAGGAGCTGCTGACCAAGCGCTACAAGAACCAGCTGGCACGCCTCAAGCAGACCCGTGGCGAGGACGTGTTCCAGGCCTACATTAATGCCTTCGCCACCACCTACGACCCGCACACCACCTATCTGTCGCCGGATAACGCGGAAAACTTCGACATCAACATGAGCCTGTCGCTCGAAGGCATCGGCGCCGTCCTGCAAAGCGACAACGAGCACGTCAAGGTGGTGCGCCTTGTGCCTGCCGGCCCGGCCGAAAAGAGCAAGCAGATCGCACCGGCAGACAAGATCGTCGGCGTCGCCCAGGGCAATGATGAAATGGTCGACGTGATCGGCTGGCGCCTGGACGAAGTGGTCAAGCTGATTCGCGGCCCGAAAGGTTCCACCGTACGCCTGGAAGTGATCCCGGCCAGCAATCCGCCCAGCGACCAGACCAGCAAGGTGGTCACCATCACCCGCGAAGCGGTCAAGCTGGAAGAGCAAGCTGCCAAGAAGAAGGTCTTGGACCTCAAGCACGATGGTCGTGACTACAAGCTCGGCGTCATCGAGCTGCCGGCCTTCTACCTCGATTTCAAGGCCTTCCGCGCTGGCGACCCGAACTACAAGAGCACCACCCGTGACGTCAAACGCCTGCTCGACGAGCTGCAGGCCGAGAAGGTCGACGGTGTGGTCATCGACCTGCGCAACAACGGCGGTGGCTCGCTGCAGGAAGCCACCGAACTGACCAGCCTGTTCATCGAACAGGGCCCCACCGTGCTGGTACGCAACGCCGACGGCCGTGTCGACGTGCTCGCCGACGAGAACAAGGGCGTCTACTACACCGGCCCGCTGGCCGTATTGGTCAACCGTCTGTCCGCATCGGCCTCGGAAATTTTCGCCGGCGCCATGCAGGATTATCACCGCGCGCTGATTCTCGGCGGCCAGACCTTCGGCAAGGGCACGGTGCAAACCATTCAGCCGCTCAACCATGGCGAACTGAAACTGACCCTGGCCAAGTTCTATCGCGTTTCCGGCCAGAGCACCCAGCACCAGGGCGTGATTCCCGACATCACCTACCCGGACGTGATGGACACCAAGGACATCGGCGAAAGCGCGCTGCCTGCGGCCCTGCCCTGGGACAGCATTCGCCCGGCGATCACTCCAGAACTGGACCCGATCAAGCCTTTCCTGACCGAGCTGAAAGCTCGTCACGATCAGCGCACGGCCAAAGACCCGGACTTCGTCTTCACTCGCGACCGCCTTACCCTGGCCAAGAAGCTGATGGCAGAAACCACCGTCAGCCTCAACGAGCAAGCCCGCCGTGCGCGCCAGGCCGAAGTCGAAGCCAAGCAACTGGCACTGGAAAACAACCGCCGCCTGGCCAAGGGCGAAGAGCCGCTCAAGGAACTGGAGAAGGAAGACGAGGACGCACTGCCAGTCGCCGATGAAAAGAGCACACCGGAAGACGATGCCTACCTGGCAGAGAGCGGACGCATCCTGCTCGACTACCTGGGCCTGAACCCCTCGCTGGCGCTGCATTGA